One genomic segment of Microbacterium sp. ProA8 includes these proteins:
- a CDS encoding UbiA family prenyltransferase gives MRASSVRTVRALWGSSHPGPTLVVTVLALALGIATGLEAWRIALLTVAVFAGQLSVGISNDALDAARDREVGRTDKPLARGDVTLGVAWVAAWGLLALALILSVPLGWRMLAAHALTLGSAWAYNAGLKSTAWSIAPFLVSFGVFPSLATLSAADPTFAPGWAWIAGGALGAAVHLTNVLPDLDDDARTGVRGLPHRLGPRASAVIAALAVAGGALAVLLGAAGGDLSAVSAVSWVFFGAVVAVAIVTAWRAIARPPTRTLFRLVMLAALLLAAQLVASGSALAG, from the coding sequence GTGAGAGCATCGAGCGTGCGCACCGTCCGTGCCCTGTGGGGCTCCTCGCATCCGGGGCCGACGCTCGTCGTGACCGTGCTCGCCCTCGCCCTGGGCATCGCGACCGGGCTCGAGGCGTGGCGCATCGCCCTGCTGACGGTCGCGGTGTTCGCGGGGCAGCTGTCGGTGGGCATCTCGAACGACGCGCTCGATGCGGCGCGCGACCGCGAGGTGGGTCGCACCGACAAGCCCCTCGCGCGGGGTGACGTCACGCTCGGCGTCGCCTGGGTCGCGGCGTGGGGTTTGCTTGCTCTCGCGCTGATCCTCTCGGTGCCGCTGGGATGGCGGATGCTGGCGGCCCACGCCCTGACGCTCGGATCGGCGTGGGCGTACAACGCGGGGCTGAAGTCCACCGCGTGGTCGATAGCGCCGTTCCTCGTCAGCTTCGGCGTCTTCCCGTCGCTCGCGACGCTGTCGGCCGCCGACCCGACGTTCGCGCCCGGCTGGGCGTGGATCGCCGGCGGCGCGCTCGGCGCGGCCGTGCACCTGACCAACGTGCTGCCCGACCTCGACGACGACGCCCGCACCGGTGTGCGGGGTCTTCCGCACCGCCTGGGCCCGCGCGCCTCGGCGGTGATCGCGGCTCTCGCGGTGGCCGGCGGGGCGCTCGCCGTGCTGCTCGGTGCGGCGGGCGGGGACCTGTCCGCCGTGTCCGCCGTCTCGTGGGTGTTCTTCGGGGCCGTCGTCGCGGTCGCGATCGTCACCGCGTGGCGGGCGATCGCGCGGCCGCCGACCCGCACGCTGTTCCGCCTCGTGATGCTGGCGGCGCTCCTCCTCGCGGCTCAGCTCGTCGCCTCGGGCAGCGCGCTCGCCGGCTGA
- a CDS encoding AAA family ATPase has translation MNATQQPGQEDAQSALEQFGINLTDRARQGKLDPVIGRDSEIRRVSQVLTRRTKNNPVLIGEPGVGKTAVVEGLAQRIVAGDVAESLKDKELVTLDISALVAGAMYRGQFEERLKSVLKEITESDGRVITFIDELHVLMGAGGGEGSVAASNMLKPMLARGELRMIGATTLNEYREFIEKDAALERRFQQVYVGEPSVEDTVAILRGLKERYEAHHKVAIADAALVAAASLSHRYIPSRQLPDKAIDLIDEAASRLRMEIDSAPLEIDELRRHVDRLKLEELALKKEKDEASKERLAALRETLRTEQEKLGELQGRWERERASLNRVGDLKTKLDAARMEAERAQREGNLEKASRLLYAEIPALERQLVEAERDEPAGDRMVNEQVTDEDIAAVIAAWTGIPVGRLLQGETEKLLHLEAELGKRLIGQKQAVKAVSDAVRRSRAGISDPGRPTGSFLFLGPTGVGKTELAKALAEFLFDDEHAMVRIDMSEYGEKHTVSRLVGAPPGYIGYEQGGQLTEAVRRRPYSVVLLDEVEKAHPEVFDVLLQVMDDGRLTDGQGRTVDFTNVILVLTSNLGSPILIDPTLSAEQKRDAVMGIVRQAFKPEFLNRLDDIVMFSALSEDDLAQIVELAVFALQRRLKDRRLTLAVTPDARAWLAERGYDPVFGARPLRRLIQSEVQDRLAMALLSGGVRDGDVVRVDVAADGSSLVLTSDGPAAAEPAAEDDDVIEAELLDD, from the coding sequence ATGAACGCCACACAACAGCCCGGACAGGAGGACGCGCAGAGCGCCCTCGAGCAGTTCGGCATCAACCTCACCGACCGCGCCCGTCAGGGCAAGCTCGACCCCGTCATCGGGCGAGACAGCGAGATCCGGCGCGTCAGCCAGGTGCTGACCCGCCGCACGAAGAACAACCCCGTCCTCATCGGCGAGCCCGGCGTCGGCAAGACCGCCGTCGTCGAGGGCCTCGCCCAGCGCATCGTCGCGGGCGACGTCGCCGAGTCGCTCAAGGACAAGGAGCTCGTCACCCTCGACATCTCGGCGCTCGTCGCCGGCGCCATGTACCGCGGCCAGTTCGAGGAGCGCCTCAAGAGCGTCCTCAAGGAGATCACCGAGTCCGATGGACGGGTCATCACGTTCATCGACGAGCTGCACGTGCTCATGGGCGCGGGCGGCGGCGAGGGGTCGGTCGCGGCATCCAACATGCTCAAGCCCATGCTGGCGCGCGGTGAGCTGCGCATGATCGGCGCCACGACGCTCAACGAGTACCGCGAGTTCATCGAAAAGGATGCCGCGCTCGAGCGCCGCTTCCAGCAGGTCTATGTCGGCGAGCCGAGCGTCGAAGACACCGTCGCGATCCTCCGCGGACTCAAGGAGCGGTACGAGGCCCACCACAAGGTGGCGATCGCGGATGCCGCGCTCGTGGCCGCGGCATCCCTCAGCCATCGCTACATCCCTAGCCGGCAGCTGCCCGACAAGGCCATCGACCTCATCGACGAGGCCGCGTCGCGGCTGCGCATGGAGATCGACTCGGCGCCGCTCGAGATCGACGAGCTGCGTCGCCACGTCGACCGCCTGAAGCTCGAGGAGCTCGCGCTGAAGAAGGAGAAGGACGAGGCCTCGAAGGAGCGTCTCGCGGCGCTCCGCGAGACGCTGCGCACCGAGCAGGAGAAGCTCGGCGAGCTGCAGGGCCGCTGGGAGCGCGAGCGTGCATCGCTCAACCGCGTCGGCGACCTCAAGACCAAGCTCGACGCCGCACGCATGGAGGCCGAGCGCGCGCAGCGCGAGGGCAACCTCGAGAAGGCGTCGCGCCTGCTCTACGCCGAGATCCCGGCGCTCGAGCGTCAGCTCGTCGAGGCCGAGCGCGACGAGCCGGCGGGTGACCGCATGGTCAACGAGCAGGTCACCGACGAGGACATCGCGGCCGTCATCGCGGCGTGGACCGGCATCCCGGTCGGCCGGCTTTTGCAGGGCGAGACCGAGAAGCTGCTGCACCTCGAGGCCGAGCTGGGCAAGCGCCTCATCGGCCAGAAGCAGGCCGTGAAGGCGGTGTCGGATGCCGTGCGCCGCTCCCGCGCCGGCATCAGCGACCCCGGTCGCCCGACCGGCTCGTTCCTCTTCCTCGGCCCGACCGGCGTCGGAAAGACCGAGCTCGCCAAGGCGCTCGCCGAGTTCCTGTTCGACGACGAGCACGCCATGGTGCGCATCGACATGTCGGAGTACGGCGAGAAGCACACGGTGTCGCGCCTGGTCGGCGCCCCTCCCGGGTACATCGGGTACGAGCAGGGCGGTCAGCTGACCGAGGCCGTGCGGCGGCGCCCGTACTCGGTCGTGCTGCTCGACGAGGTCGAGAAGGCGCACCCCGAGGTCTTCGACGTGCTGCTGCAGGTCATGGACGACGGGCGTCTCACCGACGGGCAGGGCCGCACCGTCGACTTCACGAACGTGATCCTGGTGCTCACGTCGAACCTGGGTTCGCCGATCCTCATCGACCCGACGCTGTCGGCCGAGCAGAAGCGCGACGCGGTCATGGGCATCGTGCGTCAGGCGTTCAAGCCCGAGTTCCTCAACCGGCTCGACGACATCGTGATGTTCTCGGCGCTCAGCGAAGACGACCTCGCGCAGATCGTGGAGCTCGCGGTCTTCGCGCTGCAGCGGCGCCTGAAGGACCGCCGCCTCACTCTCGCGGTGACCCCCGACGCCCGCGCGTGGCTCGCCGAGCGCGGGTACGACCCGGTGTTCGGCGCGCGGCCGCTGCGCCGGCTCATCCAGTCCGAGGTTCAGGACCGCCTCGCCATGGCGCTCCTGTCGGGCGGAGTGCGCGACGGCGACGTGGTGCGGGTGGATGTCGCGGCCGACGGCTCATCGCTGGTGCTGACCAGCGACGGCCCGGCCGCGGCCGAGCCGGCCGCGGAGGACGACGACGTGATCGAGGCGGAGCTGCTCGACGACTGA
- a CDS encoding SulP family inorganic anion transporter: MAFHPRTWFSRKTLRKDAVAGVILGIEAVPDGLAAGLLAGVNPLAGLYGYLFGMVGAAALTSSAFMAVQATSAMALVVSDAELGTLPDPDRGLFTLAILAGIVMIVAGLLRGGRLISFVPTAVMTGFVTAIGVNIVLGQLSNFTGYQAQGGNRLLKTVDVFLHVGQWSIPSLIVGAISVLVIVVLLPTRVGSMGLVIAVILGSVCAVMLNTWVNSTVVLLRDIVEVPRGLPAPVLPSIADVPALLIPALSLAFIGLVQGAAVSAGIPTADGKRADANRDFLGQGLGNVVSGLFQGMPVGGSMSGSSLIVQAGAKTRLSLFIAGAVMAVVVFVAADLVSYVAMPALAGLLMIVGWRAVKPSRIYSVVKSGALPTAIMGVTFGLTLIIPLQFAVLVGVGLGVILYVAEQSNSVRVRAVHLADDGRMRESDPPAVVPPGEVLVLQPYGSLFFASAPVFERQLPDVSRESSGAVVIVRLRGTDEIGLSHVEVLRRFAHQLRDADSTLKVVASEDRVIAHLAAGGLTADIGEDNVYRGSEWVGEGLRRAYADALTEIEA; the protein is encoded by the coding sequence GTGGCCTTCCATCCGCGCACGTGGTTCTCGCGCAAGACCCTGCGCAAGGATGCCGTCGCGGGCGTGATCCTCGGCATCGAGGCGGTGCCCGACGGCCTGGCGGCAGGGCTGCTCGCCGGTGTGAACCCGCTGGCCGGGCTCTACGGCTACCTGTTCGGCATGGTCGGTGCGGCGGCGCTCACCAGCAGCGCGTTCATGGCCGTGCAGGCCACCAGCGCGATGGCGCTCGTCGTCTCGGATGCGGAACTCGGCACGCTTCCCGACCCGGATCGTGGGCTCTTCACACTCGCGATCCTCGCCGGGATCGTCATGATCGTCGCGGGACTGCTGCGTGGCGGCCGGCTGATCAGCTTCGTGCCCACCGCGGTCATGACCGGGTTCGTCACGGCCATCGGCGTGAACATCGTGCTCGGCCAGCTCTCGAACTTCACCGGCTACCAGGCCCAAGGGGGCAATCGGCTGCTGAAGACGGTCGACGTGTTCCTGCACGTCGGGCAGTGGAGCATCCCGTCGCTCATCGTCGGCGCGATCTCGGTGCTCGTCATCGTCGTGCTGCTGCCGACCCGGGTCGGCAGCATGGGCCTGGTCATCGCCGTGATCCTGGGCTCGGTGTGCGCGGTGATGCTGAACACGTGGGTGAACAGCACGGTGGTGCTGCTGCGCGACATCGTCGAGGTCCCACGCGGGCTGCCGGCTCCGGTGCTGCCGAGCATCGCCGACGTCCCTGCGCTGCTGATCCCGGCGCTGTCCCTGGCCTTCATCGGCCTCGTGCAGGGCGCCGCCGTGTCCGCGGGCATCCCGACCGCGGACGGCAAGCGCGCCGATGCCAACCGCGACTTCCTCGGACAGGGTCTCGGCAACGTGGTGTCGGGCCTGTTCCAGGGGATGCCGGTGGGCGGGTCGATGTCGGGATCGTCGCTGATCGTCCAGGCCGGCGCCAAGACCCGTCTGTCGCTCTTCATCGCGGGCGCCGTCATGGCCGTCGTGGTGTTCGTCGCCGCGGATCTGGTGTCGTACGTCGCGATGCCGGCGCTCGCGGGCCTCCTGATGATCGTGGGGTGGCGCGCGGTCAAACCGAGTCGCATCTACTCGGTGGTGAAATCGGGCGCCCTGCCGACGGCGATCATGGGCGTCACGTTCGGGCTGACCCTGATCATCCCGCTGCAGTTCGCGGTGCTGGTGGGGGTCGGCCTCGGCGTCATCCTGTACGTCGCCGAGCAGTCCAACAGCGTGCGCGTGCGCGCCGTGCATCTCGCCGACGACGGGCGCATGCGCGAGAGCGACCCGCCGGCCGTCGTCCCGCCGGGGGAGGTGCTGGTGCTCCAGCCCTACGGCAGCCTCTTCTTCGCCAGCGCCCCGGTCTTCGAGCGCCAGCTGCCCGACGTCAGCCGCGAGTCGAGCGGTGCGGTGGTCATCGTGCGGCTGCGCGGCACCGACGAGATCGGCCTGTCGCACGTCGAGGTGCTGCGCCGCTTCGCCCATCAGCTGCGCGACGCCGACTCGACGCTCAAGGTGGTCGCCAGCGAGGACAGGGTCATCGCGCATCTGGCCGCCGGGGGACTCACCGCCGACATCGGGGAGGACAACGTCTATCGCGGCTCCGAGTGGGTCGGTGAGGGTCTGCGTCGCGCGTACGCCGATGCGCTGACGGAGATCGAAGCCTGA
- a CDS encoding helix-turn-helix domain-containing protein — translation MHTVACIVTDGFAPFEFGVACEAFGLDRSEDGIPNFDFRVVTPDPGVVESKMGFSINVHEDLSFAYEADLVVVSPIPHQYWGRIDERVLDVIRAAVARGAWVLSVCSGSFVVAASGVLDGRRATTHWMYAKKMKEMYPQIDVDPDVLYVQDGRIITSAGTAAGLDACLHLLRQELGAELTNIIARRMVVPPQRDGGQAQFIANPLPATTSLSLAPVTDWMLDNLRLELTVDQLAAKAHMSPRTFARRFKADHGATPAAWLARQRIIHAQRLLEKTDLGLDRIAYESGFGSAAVLRQNFARVLGTTPTAYRSRFACHEDDMTDAPTAAEAVAEASMLESVA, via the coding sequence ATGCACACCGTCGCCTGCATCGTCACCGACGGCTTCGCGCCGTTCGAGTTCGGGGTCGCGTGCGAGGCGTTCGGCCTCGACCGCTCCGAGGACGGCATTCCGAACTTCGACTTCCGGGTGGTCACGCCCGATCCCGGCGTCGTGGAGTCGAAGATGGGCTTCTCCATCAACGTCCACGAGGACCTGTCGTTCGCCTACGAGGCGGACCTCGTCGTCGTGTCGCCGATTCCGCATCAGTACTGGGGGCGCATCGATGAGCGCGTGCTCGACGTGATCCGCGCTGCCGTGGCGCGCGGCGCCTGGGTGCTGAGCGTCTGCAGCGGATCGTTCGTCGTCGCCGCCTCCGGCGTGCTCGACGGCCGGCGCGCCACGACGCACTGGATGTACGCCAAGAAGATGAAGGAGATGTACCCGCAGATCGACGTCGACCCCGACGTGCTCTACGTGCAGGACGGCCGCATCATCACGAGCGCGGGCACCGCCGCCGGCCTCGACGCGTGCCTGCACCTGCTGCGCCAGGAACTCGGCGCCGAGCTGACCAACATCATCGCCCGCCGCATGGTCGTGCCGCCGCAGCGCGACGGCGGCCAGGCGCAGTTCATCGCGAACCCGCTGCCCGCCACCACGTCCCTGTCGCTCGCACCGGTCACCGACTGGATGCTCGACAACCTGCGGCTCGAGCTCACCGTCGACCAGCTCGCGGCGAAGGCGCACATGTCGCCGCGCACGTTCGCACGCCGCTTCAAGGCCGACCACGGCGCGACGCCGGCGGCCTGGCTCGCCCGGCAGCGGATCATCCACGCGCAGCGCCTGCTCGAGAAGACGGACCTCGGCCTCGATCGCATCGCGTACGAGAGCGGGTTCGGCTCGGCGGCGGTGCTGCGGCAGAACTTCGCGCGCGTGCTCGGCACCACCCCGACCGCGTACCGCTCGCGGTTCGCGTGTCACGAGGACGACATGACGGATGCCCCGACCGCCGCCGAAGCGGTGGCCGAGGCATCCATGCTCGAATCGGTGGCGTGA